The genomic stretch TCTATACCGGAAACTTGGACACGACTGCCTTGAAGAGAATGTACGAGGCGGGGTTCCGGAGGCTCAATTTTTCCCTCGTGGATATCTCAAAACCGGTCATGGAGAGGCAAAAAAGGCTCTTCCCCTGGAATTTCCTTTCCCTCCTGCCCTGGCTCGAAGATTCTCCTTATCTCGTTGAGACTCATTTTATCATCGGCCTTCCCGATCAAACGCCAGGGGAAATTCTAGAGACCCTGATCTTCCTCATGGGCAAGCGGCTCCTTCCGGGGCCCAGCATATTCTATCTCGCGCCTGGGAGTCCTATTTTCGACGAAACCGTAGGGCTTAATTGGGAGGACAGGGTGAGATCCCTGAGATCAAGTGCAATGTTCCCCGTAAATCCGCTCATTCCGAGGGATACGCTCTTTACCTTTATGAAACTCACAAGATTTATCAACTACGTGAAAAATCTGGCCGACTTGGAGCCGGGGGTAAAGAGGCTCTCGGATCTTGCAGGGCGCCTGCCGGCGGGAGTGAGTCCTATTGACTGGGAGATCGTATCCACCCTAGTCAGAGAAAGAAGGTTCGTCTCTTATGATCCTGGACGAAGGCAGTTTCAGGAAGAGCCTCAGGACGCCTCCTTAGTGAAGCGTTTTTTTGAGCAGTCCAAAGGACTGGCAGTCAGAGGATTTAGAACTTCCCATTCTCTTAAGATGGACTGATGGGACCGGGCCGAGTTGGTTATTGACGGGTCAGAAGTCAGACTGTGATTATTCTTGAATTTTGGAATAAAAACAAATATAAAGATTTGGTAAGCGCGAAGCAGAAATTGGTGGCTAAAAGGAGAGTGTATGAGGATGAGTAGGCGGACCGGAGTCTCGTGGGTAGTTGCCGTGGCCATCGTTATATCGCTCCTATATCTTGCTGGGTGCCAGGGGGGAAAGAACGACTCCCTTGAGAATATAAAAAAGGCAGGGCATATAAGGATCGCAATGGGCCTTGGTTACCCGCCTTTTTGTTACTACAACGCAAGGCAGGAGCTTGCCGGATTCGACGTGGGCGTGGCCAGAGAACTGGCTAAGAGAATGGGAGTCGATGCAAAATTAATAGCCGTGGATTCGCGGAATATAATCGGCAGACTGAATACGGGGGACTACGATACGATCTTGGGCAGTATGGCGATAACAGAGGAAAGGGCGAAACTGGTAGATTTTTCTATTCCCTACTACCATGCCAGGTCCCAGATTATGGTGTCAAAACATTCACCCTTCAAAACAATTAAAGACCTCAAAGGCAAGACCATCGGTGTAATGGAGGAATCAACCTTTAAGGACGATGCAGAAAAGTTAGGTGCGGGCTGCATCCGGCAATATAGGACCAACAACGACGCTCTCGCGGCTCTGGAGAAAAGAGAGGTCGATGCGGTTGTCACCGACGATGTCGTCGGTATGTACGGAAAAAATAGAATAGGTTTTAAGATTGAAAACTTGGGCGATACCTTGAGCTATAATCAGATTGCCATAGCGGTGCGTAAAGGGGACGTCTCTCTTCTAAGGAAGATTAACGCCGTAATTGGGGAAATGCGAACGGACGGTACCATTGGGCAACTCGTGGAGAGGATCTCCCATAAACATGATGAGCCGACTTTGCCGCTAAAATAGCCCTTGAGAGATGACTATAGTTTTTTGCCTATAGAAAATGCCTTTCCGAGGGGCGTGCCGATGCTGTAATACTGCCTTATATTGGGGAAAAAGACGAGAGGCCTCACCTTTTCTGGATCGGGGACCCCGCGGTCGTTGAGCACCGACTCATCCGCAATGATATCCACAATTTCTCCGATAAACTGGGTATGCAACCCTATCTCAATGGTATGGATGAGCCTGCACTGAAGGGCAAAGGGAAGTTCCAGCACATAGGGTGCGTCAACTGCCTCACTCCTCACTGGAGTTAGTCCGGCTGCGGCGAATTTATCTGCTTTTTCCCCTGATGCGATGCCGAAATAGTCCGTCTCCTTCACGTAAGCCTCTGAGGCTATATTGACTGTGAATGCTTTCCTCTCGACAATACTGCCGTAGGTGTACGTTGCTTTCCTCAAAGAGATGCCGATGCACGGCGGGTCGGAGCAGCAGATGCCCGCCCACGCTGCGGTCATGACGTTGGCTTTCCCTTCCTTATCATAAGTGCCCACCACCACCGATGGAGTAGGGTAGAGTATCGTCTTCGCGCCTATTGATTTCTTCATCATTGCCTCCTGTGATTCTCGCGGCGTACCACAGACTTTTCACGTTTATTGATTCCGCAACTTGTTCACTATGCAACTGCATTTCCCTGACCCCTCCTGCGGAGAAAACCCATAATAGAAGGAGCCTAAGACGAAGTTCAACGACACCCTGAGTTTAATGACGGAGCGTCTCCGGCGGGGCCTCTTCTTTCGTCATTCGAATGAATTGTTACCTTTATACAGTTACGCAAATGATACACCAGGCAAGATAATAGAATGAATCAGTCCGTTAATCAATAAAAAGTATCGGTTAACTGCCTGGGCACGCCCTCTTCACAATATTTTATAATCTCTTCGCCGGTATCTCGCGTTCGGTCTTTATAATAGGTATATAAATAATCTTGCGAAAGAAGGAAAAAAGGATGGAAAAGATATGGGCATGACATTGGCGGCAGTATTGGAACATGCTCTTCTCGGCGCCTTGCATTTGCAGGATGCGGATGGGTTACGGTTATGGCGGCAGAGGGGACCATAAAACTGTTCTAACCGCAACGAGGACGCACATAGTATACATCCCCCATGCATAAATCTCCTTCATTGATCCGTGCCTCCGCGCCTGATTTCTGCGATTCCGTCTCGTCTTCTATAATTCTTGTGCTGTGGAGTCGAACAACTTCTTGTCGTAAGTCATGCGCGTCCCGTTGGCTTGGTTCCCTGCTTGGACGCTCCACGCACGATGCCATTGTGGACGAGGATAATTCTCATAGTGTCCGGATTGTGCCTGATTTTTATCTCCCTAACCCATTCATCTCCTATGAAATCTCTT from Syntrophobacterales bacterium encodes the following:
- a CDS encoding transporter substrate-binding domain-containing protein, whose protein sequence is MRMSRRTGVSWVVAVAIVISLLYLAGCQGGKNDSLENIKKAGHIRIAMGLGYPPFCYYNARQELAGFDVGVARELAKRMGVDAKLIAVDSRNIIGRLNTGDYDTILGSMAITEERAKLVDFSIPYYHARSQIMVSKHSPFKTIKDLKGKTIGVMEESTFKDDAEKLGAGCIRQYRTNNDALAALEKREVDAVVTDDVVGMYGKNRIGFKIENLGDTLSYNQIAIAVRKGDVSLLRKINAVIGEMRTDGTIGQLVERISHKHDEPTLPLK
- a CDS encoding flavin reductase family protein, producing MMKKSIGAKTILYPTPSVVVGTYDKEGKANVMTAAWAGICCSDPPCIGISLRKATYTYGSIVERKAFTVNIASEAYVKETDYFGIASGEKADKFAAAGLTPVRSEAVDAPYVLELPFALQCRLIHTIEIGLHTQFIGEIVDIIADESVLNDRGVPDPEKVRPLVFFPNIRQYYSIGTPLGKAFSIGKKL